TTTTTCTGCAGTTGACCGATTTTTTGATTGGCGTCGCCGACGTCGGGGATTGTTTCTTCGAGCAGTTCCGCCCAATCAACGAGCCACTCCACGAGCATGCGGGCTTCGATATCCCCCAGTCCGCGCGTCAGAGCTTCGTCATTGATTATGCGACGATACATCGGTTCTACAATCATCCAATTCCCCCTCACATCATTGCGGTCGGTGAAACGAACTTACCCCGGATCGATCTTGGGAGTATTCGAATGAATCGCTCCCCAGGTCCACTGGGATGGAAGAACTTCCCCGCCGCTCTGAATAGCCGTCAGGCCCCCACTGACAGGCGGGACCATAACGGTCGGCAGCTTTAGAAGCAACCTCAACCTTATCCTGTTGCGTTCAACCCCTTTTCAAGCGTATAACAGCATTTCAGCCAACATAAGAAAAACAGGAACAGGTATGTATTCGATCTCGCCGGGATTGTTCGGAATAATCGCCAACTCCTCTCAACTCGAATGGCTGGACCTTTTCGCAATCTGCGCAGCTTTCCTGCTTTACCTTTTCGGGCTGATACTTTTCCCCAGATTTTTCGCTCAACCCCTAATCTGGTTGCTCACACACACCATCTATAGGGTTCGCATTTTCGACCGCGACAAAGTTCCCGCGGAAGGACCGGCTCTGATCGTTTGTAATCATGTCAGCTATGTCGATTGGCTTTTTGTCTGGGCGGCTTGCCCGCGCAAGGTGCGATTTGTCGGCTGGGCCGGTTTCGCCAAGTACCGATTGATCTCCTGGGTTTTTCAGATCACCAATACGATCCCCATCGATATGCGGGCCAGCCCGAAGGCGATTCTGCGAACGCTGGACAGCATTGCGGAAGCGCTGGACGCCGGAGAGGTCATTTGCATTTTCCCGGAAGCCACTCTGACGCGGACGGGAACCATGCTGCCCTTCCATCGCGGCATGGAACGAATTCTGAAAAATACGAAACGCGATGTGCCGATTATCCCCACGTTTCTCAGTCAGGTCTGGGGATCAATCTTCAGCTACCGGACTGGTAAATTGTTCTGGAAGCTGCCGGAACAGATTCCCTACCCCGTCATGGTCACTTTCGGTTCAGCATTACCGAAAACCACACCAGCAGCTGAAGTGAGGCGCGTCCTCGAAGAAGTTTCGGCCGAGGCGGCCATTCGCGAGCAGGCGTATCTGCTCCCCCCCCATCGCTGCTTCGTTCGAAGGGCGTGCAAATTCCGATTTTTGAACAAGCCCTGCATCATAGACACCAGTACTCCCGTGCACCGCACGCTGAGCTTCGGGAAGACTCTGGTCGCCAGCATCTGTTTGTCGCGCTGGTTAAAAACCAAATTGGGAAATGAAATCTACGTCGGCATTTGGCTTCCCTCCAGCGCGGGCTGCGCGCTCGCAAACGTAGCCCTGGGATTACTTGGAAAAACGACCGTTAATCTCAACTACACGGCCGGAAAGGAAGCCAACCTCTCTTCAGCCCGTCACGGTATGAAAGCCGTTCTGACCTCCCGGAAGTTCCTCGAAAAGATTCCTCTGGAATTAGATGACTCCATCGAGCGAATTTTTCTCGAAGACGGCGTCAAAGCGATCAGCAAGTACCAGCAAATTTCCACTTTCCTGAAAGTCGTTTTGCTTCCTGGGTGGGTGGTCGATCTTTTCGTACTGCGGTTGGGTAAGCAAAGCGTCAAAGATCAGGCCACGGTCATCTTCTCGAGCGGCACTACCGGTCAACCCAAGGGAATCGTTCTCAGCCACGGAAATATCACTTCGGAAGTCTCCTCATTCTGTCAGCGGGTGGGCTTCATTACCTCCGACCGATTTCTGGGCGTTTTGCCGATCTTCCACAGTTTTGGCTACACGGTCACCTTCTGGGCTCCGCTGGTTTCCGGATTTTCGGTCGTGTTCTATCCCGATCCCCGTCAGGCCCGAGAGATTGGTGAAATCTGCCGGAAACACCGGTGCACACTCCTGGCCAGTACCGCCACTTTTCTGCGCCTCTACATTCGCCGTACTGAAAAAGCGGACTTCGCAACTTTGCGGATCATCGTCTGCGGCGCCGAGAAATTACCGCCGACTCTCGCCGAGGAATTCCACAAAACCTTCGACATCTGGCCTCAGGAGGGTTACGGCTGTACCGAACTTTCCCCCGTAGTTTCGGTAAACATCGCGGATGTCGCCCTGGGAGGTTTAACGCAACAGAACCAGCGCATCGGCTCGATCGGCCAGCCGATTCCGGGAGTCGCCGCACGCATCGTCAATCCCGATACTTACGAATCGCTCGGCCTAAACAAGGAGGGGATGCTCCTAATCAAAGGGCCGAACGTCATGCTCGGCTATCTGAACCAACCGGAAATGACGGCCAAGGTCATTCGAGATGGATGGTATGTCACGGGCGATATGGGTAAGATCGACGATGATGGCTTCATTTACATCACCGGTCGAATCTCTCGCTTCGCCAAGATTGGCGGCGAAATGGTACCGCTGGAAAAAGTCGAAGAGGAGATGCTCAATATTGTCGGAACGGCCGATCGCCTTCTGGCTTTAACCGCCATACCAGATGAACGCAAAGGCGAACGCCTGATGGTATTACACCTATCGTCCCTGCAGGCCAACAAAAAAGAGATCCTGACGAAATTGAGCGAAAAAGGAATTCCCAATCTCTGGATTCCGGGCGAGCGGGACTTCTTCCAGATCGAAGAACTGCCCGTGTTAGGTACCGGCAAACTCGACCTCAAGAAACTCAAAGATCTGGCGCTGGAGATAGGTAAAAAATCGTGACCGTTCCTTATGATGTCCGCCGGTGTCGGGTTGTGCTGGTTCAACCTTATTATGAAGGGAATGTCGGTTCGGTTGCCCGGTTGATGCGCAACTTCGGGTTGGAAGAATTGGTCTGCGTCCGCCCGATTGCCGATATTC
The genomic region above belongs to Telmatocola sphagniphila and contains:
- a CDS encoding AMP-binding protein, coding for MYSISPGLFGIIANSSQLEWLDLFAICAAFLLYLFGLILFPRFFAQPLIWLLTHTIYRVRIFDRDKVPAEGPALIVCNHVSYVDWLFVWAACPRKVRFVGWAGFAKYRLISWVFQITNTIPIDMRASPKAILRTLDSIAEALDAGEVICIFPEATLTRTGTMLPFHRGMERILKNTKRDVPIIPTFLSQVWGSIFSYRTGKLFWKLPEQIPYPVMVTFGSALPKTTPAAEVRRVLEEVSAEAAIREQAYLLPPHRCFVRRACKFRFLNKPCIIDTSTPVHRTLSFGKTLVASICLSRWLKTKLGNEIYVGIWLPSSAGCALANVALGLLGKTTVNLNYTAGKEANLSSARHGMKAVLTSRKFLEKIPLELDDSIERIFLEDGVKAISKYQQISTFLKVVLLPGWVVDLFVLRLGKQSVKDQATVIFSSGTTGQPKGIVLSHGNITSEVSSFCQRVGFITSDRFLGVLPIFHSFGYTVTFWAPLVSGFSVVFYPDPRQAREIGEICRKHRCTLLASTATFLRLYIRRTEKADFATLRIIVCGAEKLPPTLAEEFHKTFDIWPQEGYGCTELSPVVSVNIADVALGGLTQQNQRIGSIGQPIPGVAARIVNPDTYESLGLNKEGMLLIKGPNVMLGYLNQPEMTAKVIRDGWYVTGDMGKIDDDGFIYITGRISRFAKIGGEMVPLEKVEEEMLNIVGTADRLLALTAIPDERKGERLMVLHLSSLQANKKEILTKLSEKGIPNLWIPGERDFFQIEELPVLGTGKLDLKKLKDLALEIGKKS